A region of Deltaproteobacteria bacterium DNA encodes the following proteins:
- the recJ gene encoding single-stranded-DNA-specific exonuclease RecJ, whose amino-acid sequence MFEGKKWVLRSQDTERAGELAEALDTIPLVGQILLNRGLGNRDDALQFLNSHLGDLTDPFLINDMDRAVERIITALQNDEKILIYGDYDVDGVTATSLLLLFLRDLGFSAYYYIPNRVHEGYGINVESIRRFHREGISLIITVDCGISSVKEISLAKSLGLGVVVTDHHEPPAELPDADALINSLLENRSFPYKFLSGVGMAFYLLAGIRKGLRENGFFKDRPEPALLDYLDLVAVGTIADIVPLTGLNRILVRAGLEQINIKPRLGIRTLLSVCGIPLGQVDSTAVAYRLAPKINAAGRLSDASAGVRLLTTESAPDAERLAGYLDIENVERQRIEARIFNEAVDKITSMGLDDGRRSIVLYSPDWHPGVVGIVASRLMEKYYRPTVLLCMEDGICKGSARGIPSFHLYQGLTSCKDLLMEYGGHKYAAGIRMAEDKIDLFQERFEQVVRDTVPDEGFIPVMTLDAAATLADMNLREVEKFQALSPFGAGNPEPVILFSDVRIVNPRIVGGSHLSFVVSQNGNSIEAIAFRQAHELDSLGESMDLAVVPEVQTWRGTEKVKLRVKGMRRHTGPISSDG is encoded by the coding sequence GTGTTTGAGGGAAAAAAATGGGTCCTCAGGTCGCAGGACACGGAAAGAGCCGGCGAACTTGCCGAGGCTCTGGACACGATCCCTCTTGTGGGGCAGATCCTCCTTAACAGGGGCCTGGGGAACCGTGATGATGCCCTTCAATTCCTCAACAGCCATCTGGGGGACCTGACCGATCCCTTTCTGATCAATGACATGGATCGCGCTGTAGAAAGAATCATTACCGCCCTTCAGAACGATGAGAAGATCCTCATCTATGGGGATTACGATGTGGATGGCGTCACCGCCACATCTCTCCTTCTCCTTTTTCTTCGCGACCTAGGGTTCTCCGCCTATTACTACATCCCCAACAGGGTCCACGAGGGTTATGGCATCAACGTGGAGAGCATCAGAAGGTTCCATCGGGAGGGAATAAGCCTCATCATCACCGTGGACTGCGGCATCTCCTCCGTTAAAGAGATATCCCTCGCGAAATCTTTGGGACTCGGCGTTGTAGTCACGGATCACCATGAACCACCGGCAGAGCTTCCCGATGCCGACGCCCTGATCAATTCACTCCTGGAAAATCGTTCCTTCCCCTACAAGTTCCTTTCCGGTGTCGGCATGGCCTTTTACCTCCTGGCCGGGATCAGGAAAGGCCTGAGGGAAAACGGATTTTTCAAGGACAGGCCGGAGCCGGCGCTTCTGGACTACCTGGACCTTGTGGCTGTGGGCACCATTGCCGATATTGTTCCTCTCACCGGACTGAACAGGATACTGGTTCGCGCGGGCCTCGAACAGATCAATATCAAACCCAGGCTGGGGATTAGGACCCTTCTGTCGGTTTGCGGTATTCCCCTCGGTCAGGTTGATTCCACCGCGGTGGCCTACAGGTTGGCCCCCAAGATCAATGCGGCGGGGCGGCTGTCGGACGCCTCCGCCGGGGTTCGTCTCCTCACCACCGAAAGCGCTCCGGATGCCGAGAGGCTGGCGGGATATCTGGACATTGAGAATGTGGAAAGACAGAGGATTGAGGCGAGAATCTTCAACGAGGCGGTGGACAAAATCACATCCATGGGGCTCGATGATGGCCGGCGCAGCATCGTTCTCTATTCACCCGACTGGCATCCGGGGGTGGTGGGTATCGTCGCTTCCCGTCTCATGGAGAAGTATTACCGTCCAACAGTGCTCCTTTGCATGGAGGATGGTATATGTAAAGGATCCGCCCGGGGGATTCCCAGCTTCCATCTTTACCAGGGCTTGACCAGCTGCAAGGACCTCCTCATGGAGTACGGAGGGCATAAATATGCCGCAGGGATCAGGATGGCCGAGGACAAGATCGACCTGTTCCAGGAGCGATTCGAACAGGTGGTTCGGGATACGGTTCCGGACGAGGGTTTTATCCCTGTCATGACTCTTGACGCTGCGGCCACGCTGGCCGACATGAACCTCCGGGAAGTGGAAAAATTCCAGGCCCTCTCGCCCTTCGGGGCGGGGAATCCCGAACCGGTCATCCTCTTTTCCGATGTGAGGATCGTCAACCCCAGGATCGTTGGAGGAAGCCATCTCAGTTTTGTGGTGAGCCAGAATGGAAATTCCATCGAGGCTATCGCCTTTCGACAGGCCCACGAGCTGGACAGTCTCGGGGAGAGTATGGATCTGGCGGTGGTTCCCGAAGTCCAGACCTGGCGGGGGACGGAAAAGGTCAAACTCCGGGTCAAAGGGATGCGGAGGCACACAGGCCCCATCAGCAGCGATGGCTGA
- the secF gene encoding protein translocase subunit SecF — translation MEFIRPDINLDFVGWRRRAITVSLVLILLGVASLVMKGGPRFGIDFVGGTLAQIKFKQMPDIGKIRGALAEKGMGLAIIQSLGADKVAIRVKSTAGEEENVSNTIGGILAKKFGKDNVSVELVEMVGPQVGADMRRKGMLSILYAMAGILVYITIRFQFRFALGAIIALIHDVMITIGVFSVMDKEFTLPVIAALLTIIGYSLNDTIVVYDRIRENMRKSPKDELSGVINASINQTLSRTILTSGTTFLVLICLFFLGGEVIHDFSFALLIGVVVGTYSSIFIASPILLLGQGAKVAPAGKRK, via the coding sequence ATGGAGTTTATAAGGCCTGATATTAATCTCGATTTCGTCGGCTGGAGGCGCCGGGCGATTACCGTCTCCCTTGTGCTGATCCTGCTGGGGGTCGCCTCCCTTGTCATGAAAGGGGGGCCAAGGTTTGGGATAGATTTTGTGGGGGGTACCCTTGCCCAGATAAAGTTCAAACAGATGCCTGATATCGGGAAGATCAGGGGCGCTCTGGCCGAGAAGGGGATGGGATTGGCCATTATCCAGTCCCTTGGAGCCGACAAGGTCGCCATCAGGGTTAAGAGCACGGCCGGCGAGGAGGAGAACGTTTCCAATACAATCGGCGGTATTCTGGCCAAAAAGTTCGGCAAGGACAACGTCTCAGTCGAACTGGTGGAGATGGTCGGTCCGCAGGTCGGCGCGGACATGAGGAGAAAGGGTATGTTATCCATCCTCTATGCCATGGCCGGTATCCTGGTATATATCACCATCAGGTTCCAGTTCCGTTTCGCATTGGGGGCCATAATCGCGTTGATCCATGACGTCATGATTACAATCGGTGTCTTCAGCGTTATGGATAAGGAGTTCACCCTGCCCGTTATTGCCGCCCTGCTCACCATTATCGGTTACTCGCTCAACGACACCATCGTCGTCTACGACAGAATTCGGGAAAACATGAGGAAATCGCCCAAGGACGAGCTCTCCGGGGTCATCAACGCAAGCATCAACCAGACCCTCAGCCGGACTATTCTCACATCCGGGACCACCTTCCTTGTTCTCATCTGCCTGTTTTTCCTCGGAGGCGAGGTTATTCATGACTTTTCCTTCGCCCTTCTCATAGGCGTTGTCGTAGGTACCTACTCGTCCATTTTTATCGCCAGCCCGATCCTTCTTTTGGGACAAGGGGCCAAGGTGGCGCCGGCAGGCAAGAGGAAGTAG
- the secD gene encoding protein translocase subunit SecD has translation MRGKVRNKLLVIAAVIIVGLVAVVPSLTSNLPGWWKKILPSKSVQLGLDLKGGMELLLEVETDDAVTNALSRMASDLKTSFKEKKIRYNRVETTGPNKLIVEVRRDKYRDRAMSVITKDYPEVTSTEESETRLVVSFPEAEVTRLKDNAVVQALETIRSRVDEFGVSEPTIIKQGVDRILIQLPGVKDPQRAIQLIKRTAVLKFMLVKEGATVDNPPRGTVVLYGSHYDPATGRTTRSSYVVENRVLLTGDTIKDARVRYDSQYGRAYVALTFDGVGARIFEQVTGEHVKERLAIVLDDNVYSAPVIQERISGGQAQITGSFTPAEASDLAIVLRAGSLPAPVKILQKWTVSPSLGSDSIHKGLYSIAFGFLLVIAFMVFYYGLSGVVADMALVLNLLIIMAALALIQATLTLPGIAGIVLTIGMAVDANVLIFERIREELRMGKTIRAAIDGGFGKAFLTIVDANITTLIAAVVLFQFGTGQVKGFAVTLSIGVLASMFTAIFVSRAIFEAYMEKRTVEKLSI, from the coding sequence ATGCGCGGTAAAGTTCGAAACAAATTGCTTGTCATCGCCGCTGTTATAATTGTGGGCCTGGTGGCCGTTGTCCCATCCCTGACCTCGAACCTGCCCGGCTGGTGGAAGAAAATTCTTCCCTCCAAGTCGGTGCAGCTTGGACTGGACCTGAAGGGCGGAATGGAACTCCTGCTCGAGGTCGAGACGGATGACGCGGTCACCAATGCCCTGTCGCGAATGGCCAGTGATCTCAAGACCTCTTTCAAGGAGAAAAAAATCCGCTACAACCGGGTTGAGACCACGGGGCCGAACAAGCTTATCGTGGAGGTCCGTAGGGACAAATACCGGGATAGGGCCATGTCGGTCATCACCAAGGATTATCCGGAGGTGACATCCACCGAGGAGTCCGAAACGCGCCTCGTGGTCAGCTTCCCTGAAGCGGAGGTTACACGTCTGAAGGACAACGCCGTCGTTCAGGCGTTGGAGACTATCAGAAGCCGGGTTGACGAGTTCGGCGTAAGCGAACCCACCATTATCAAACAGGGCGTGGACCGCATCCTTATTCAGCTGCCGGGTGTCAAGGATCCCCAGAGGGCCATCCAGCTGATCAAGAGGACGGCCGTCCTGAAGTTCATGCTGGTCAAGGAGGGCGCGACGGTGGACAACCCGCCACGCGGCACTGTGGTGCTGTATGGCAGCCATTATGATCCGGCCACCGGCAGAACCACCAGATCGTCATACGTAGTGGAAAACCGGGTCCTTCTGACGGGAGATACCATCAAGGACGCGCGGGTACGGTACGATTCCCAATACGGCCGTGCTTATGTGGCCCTGACCTTTGACGGGGTCGGGGCAAGGATCTTCGAGCAGGTGACCGGCGAACACGTCAAGGAACGGCTCGCCATCGTTCTTGACGACAACGTCTACTCGGCCCCCGTCATCCAGGAGAGGATCTCAGGCGGGCAGGCTCAAATCACGGGCAGCTTTACACCCGCAGAGGCCTCCGACCTTGCCATCGTCCTGCGCGCCGGCTCCCTGCCTGCGCCGGTCAAGATTCTCCAGAAATGGACTGTAAGCCCCAGCCTGGGGAGTGACTCCATCCACAAGGGCCTGTACTCCATTGCCTTCGGGTTCCTGTTGGTCATCGCTTTCATGGTGTTCTACTATGGGTTATCCGGTGTGGTTGCCGACATGGCTCTTGTCCTCAACCTTCTGATCATCATGGCCGCTTTGGCGCTCATTCAGGCCACCCTCACCCTGCCTGGAATAGCCGGCATAGTCCTTACGATCGGTATGGCCGTGGACGCCAATGTGCTCATCTTCGAGCGTATCCGTGAGGAGCTGCGTATGGGCAAGACCATCAGGGCCGCCATCGACGGCGGCTTCGGGAAGGCTTTCCTGACTATCGTGGATGCCAATATTACGACCCTTATAGCGGCCGTGGTTCTGTTCCAGTTCGGGACAGGGCAGGTGAAGGGGTTTGCGGTGACACTTTCCATCGGTGTCCTGGCGAGCATGTTTACCGCCATCTTTGTGAGCAGGGCCATTTTTGAGGCCTATATGGAGAAGAGAACGGTAGAGAAGCTCAGCATCTGA
- the yajC gene encoding preprotein translocase subunit YajC: protein MFTSTAYAAGPTAGASGGLGAFLPLIVLFGIFYFLLIRPQQKKSKEHQATLDALKPNDTVITNGGVFGTVIKIDGNVVTIQCSDRVRLKVIKKAISSKVDPETMRGTDANG from the coding sequence ATGTTTACATCAACTGCCTACGCGGCCGGGCCGACGGCCGGCGCCTCAGGGGGCCTTGGGGCGTTTCTGCCCCTGATCGTTCTTTTCGGTATCTTCTATTTCCTGCTCATCAGACCGCAGCAGAAGAAATCCAAGGAGCATCAGGCGACACTGGACGCCCTTAAGCCCAACGACACCGTCATTACCAATGGAGGTGTCTTCGGAACGGTGATCAAGATCGACGGTAATGTGGTGACCATCCAGTGTTCCGACAGGGTGAGGCTCAAGGTCATCAAGAAGGCCATTTCATCCAAGGTTGACCCCGAAACCATGAGGGGAACGGATGCTAACGGATAA
- the tgt gene encoding tRNA guanosine(34) transglycosylase Tgt: MNFTLEKTDPTGARAGILTTAHGVVETPVFMPVGTYGVVKTLTPDELKGAGTQILLSNTYHLYLRPGADLVRAMGGLHGFISWDRPILTDSGGFQVMSLSELSKIDEEGVMFRSHLDGSSHLLTPEGAVKIQEDLGTDIAMCLDDVLSFSDDRSAVESAMKRTLRWAGRCLKARSGSEMALFGIVQGGIFEDLRLDCAEVLVGKGFDGYAVGGLALGEPRDMTWNMVEVTTAVLPEDRPRYLMGMGTPRDLFEGIGRGIDMFDCVIPTRNGRNGTLFTGEGKLSIKTAAMKDDSRPPDPSCGCYTCRNFSRAYLRHLYVTGEMLAFRLNTIHNLSYYHRLVSGARKAILAGTFQSYRSTVEDGWGK, translated from the coding sequence ATGAACTTCACCCTTGAGAAAACCGACCCCACCGGCGCCAGAGCCGGTATCCTGACCACGGCCCACGGGGTGGTGGAGACGCCGGTATTCATGCCGGTGGGGACCTACGGGGTGGTGAAGACTTTGACCCCGGATGAGTTGAAAGGGGCAGGCACCCAGATTCTCCTGTCCAATACCTATCACCTGTATCTACGCCCCGGGGCTGACCTGGTGCGTGCAATGGGCGGTCTTCATGGTTTTATTTCATGGGACAGGCCCATCCTCACCGACAGCGGAGGGTTCCAGGTTATGAGCCTGTCGGAGCTGTCGAAGATCGATGAGGAGGGCGTGATGTTCCGGTCCCACCTGGACGGCAGCAGCCATCTGCTGACGCCGGAAGGAGCTGTCAAGATCCAGGAAGATCTGGGCACGGATATCGCCATGTGCCTCGACGATGTGCTTTCCTTTTCGGATGATCGGTCCGCAGTGGAGAGCGCCATGAAACGGACCCTGAGATGGGCGGGCCGTTGCCTGAAAGCCCGTTCCGGTTCAGAAATGGCGCTTTTCGGCATCGTTCAGGGTGGGATTTTCGAGGACCTCCGCCTGGATTGCGCCGAGGTCCTGGTCGGGAAAGGGTTTGACGGCTATGCTGTTGGAGGACTTGCCCTGGGGGAGCCTCGGGACATGACCTGGAACATGGTGGAAGTTACCACCGCGGTACTTCCGGAGGACCGGCCCCGTTACCTTATGGGGATGGGCACCCCGAGGGACCTGTTTGAGGGTATCGGGAGGGGGATTGACATGTTCGACTGTGTGATCCCCACCCGCAACGGGCGCAACGGCACCCTTTTTACCGGTGAGGGGAAGCTTTCCATTAAAACCGCCGCCATGAAGGACGACTCCCGTCCCCCGGACCCATCATGCGGATGCTACACCTGCCGCAACTTCTCCAGGGCCTACCTCAGGCACCTGTACGTCACCGGGGAAATGTTAGCTTTTAGGTTGAATACTATCCACAATTTAAGCTATTATCACAGGCTTGTTTCGGGAGCCCGAAAAGCCATCCTCGCCGGCACCTTTCAATCCTATAGGAGCACTGTGGAAGATGGATGGGGAAAATAG
- the queA gene encoding tRNA preQ1(34) S-adenosylmethionine ribosyltransferase-isomerase QueA, with translation MTLDDFDYLLPPDLIAQFPAPARDRSRLMVLERSSGAVKHARFSDFPGLLGEGDLLVLNDTRVFPARLMARRDTGGMVEIFLLNYPAGASEVRCMAKPARKVREGESLTLEDGSRIVVRRDGDNLWVRMASAGDLSSVLERVGRVPLPPYIQRENRDLDRMDMERYQTVFARHPGAVAAPTAGLHFDARALAGMESRGVKIRYLTLHVGPGTFRPVRTKDIRDHRMDTEWFNIPEATAEAVNTAKGRGERVIAVGTTVVRTLESSVSRGRALPGEGTTDLFIYPGKNGPGGRFGIVDALLTNFHLPRSTLLMLVCAFAGTEHTIAAYGEAVREGYRFYSYGDAMFIV, from the coding sequence ATGACTCTCGATGATTTCGACTACCTTCTGCCGCCGGATCTGATTGCCCAGTTTCCGGCCCCCGCCCGTGACCGATCCCGGCTCATGGTGTTGGAGAGGTCCAGCGGCGCTGTAAAACACGCCAGGTTTTCCGATTTCCCCGGCCTGCTTGGGGAAGGAGACCTTCTCGTCCTCAACGATACCAGGGTCTTTCCGGCCCGGCTTATGGCCCGTCGGGACACGGGCGGCATGGTGGAGATCTTTCTGCTGAATTATCCGGCCGGAGCGTCCGAAGTGAGGTGTATGGCCAAGCCGGCAAGGAAGGTCAGGGAGGGTGAATCCCTCACCCTCGAGGACGGTTCCCGGATCGTGGTACGGCGGGACGGTGACAATCTGTGGGTGAGGATGGCCTCGGCCGGGGATCTTTCCTCCGTTCTGGAAAGGGTCGGACGGGTTCCGCTTCCCCCCTACATCCAGCGGGAGAACCGGGACCTTGATCGGATGGATATGGAGCGCTATCAGACGGTCTTCGCCAGGCATCCCGGCGCTGTTGCGGCCCCTACCGCGGGGCTCCACTTTGACGCCAGGGCCCTGGCGGGGATGGAAAGCCGTGGAGTAAAGATCAGGTACCTGACCCTTCACGTTGGTCCCGGCACCTTCCGCCCGGTGCGAACAAAGGACATCAGGGATCACCGCATGGACACCGAGTGGTTCAATATCCCGGAGGCCACGGCCGAAGCCGTCAATACCGCGAAGGGACGGGGAGAACGGGTGATCGCAGTTGGGACCACCGTCGTGAGGACGCTGGAGTCGTCCGTGTCCCGGGGGAGGGCGCTTCCGGGGGAGGGTACAACGGACCTCTTTATCTATCCCGGGAAAAACGGGCCCGGGGGACGTTTCGGGATTGTGGACGCCCTGCTGACCAACTTTCATCTTCCCCGGTCCACCCTGCTGATGCTGGTCTGCGCTTTCGCGGGGACCGAACATACCATTGCCGCCTACGGGGAGGCGGTCCGGGAGGGCTATCGGTTTTACAGCTACGGGGACGCCATGTTTATAGTGTAG
- a CDS encoding SpoIID/LytB domain-containing protein, whose amino-acid sequence MILRGRNKKICSRRGGIGRGVVLILLIFAPVLLPSLSASSSEPVVRVLVDEGIHRVVLRGRDLTVERGDSHGWRRVFKGLRGVYFTDRGGKIHLEGSSVDSSRFRIRLPGGTLRYVGKNGDNLRRGSIVITSDPGGMTVVNHVPLESYLVGLVNGEIDSKWPSEAVKAQVIAARTFALYRMQADEALYDVRGDTGDQVYHGAGGEDKSAAIAVKATRGMAIYYDGDLVPAFYHSSCGGRTADAKDVWGTPHPALKSVICGDCGDAPRSSWRVVMESREIQGILQRLYPGIGTVRRFGVHRRSPDGRVSVLFFDTDTGSTLLDSGDFRREAGYTRLPSTLFVISGAGGKVVFAGRGYGHGVGLCQWGSRGAALKGWDYRRILKKYYTGVEIRRAY is encoded by the coding sequence ATGATCCTTCGAGGCCGAAACAAGAAGATCTGTTCCCGGCGCGGGGGAATAGGGAGGGGAGTGGTCCTCATCCTCCTGATCTTCGCCCCGGTCCTCCTGCCGTCCCTGTCCGCTTCCAGTTCCGAACCCGTTGTAAGGGTCCTCGTTGATGAAGGCATCCATCGTGTTGTCTTGAGGGGCCGCGACCTGACGGTGGAGAGAGGTGATTCCCACGGCTGGAGGAGGGTATTCAAGGGGCTTCGGGGGGTCTATTTCACAGACCGGGGAGGGAAAATTCACCTTGAGGGAAGCTCCGTTGACTCGAGCCGGTTCAGGATTCGGTTGCCGGGCGGTACCCTTCGTTATGTCGGAAAGAACGGGGATAACCTGCGAAGGGGATCCATCGTCATCACGTCTGATCCGGGAGGGATGACGGTTGTCAACCACGTTCCCCTCGAATCTTACCTCGTGGGCCTTGTTAATGGGGAGATCGACTCGAAATGGCCTTCGGAGGCTGTAAAGGCCCAGGTTATCGCGGCGAGAACCTTTGCCCTTTACCGAATGCAGGCGGACGAGGCTCTGTATGACGTCCGGGGTGACACCGGCGACCAGGTCTATCACGGCGCGGGCGGCGAAGATAAGAGCGCCGCGATAGCGGTCAAGGCCACCAGGGGAATGGCCATATACTATGACGGTGATCTCGTGCCCGCATTCTACCACTCGTCCTGCGGAGGGCGCACCGCCGATGCGAAGGATGTCTGGGGGACGCCCCATCCGGCATTAAAGAGCGTTATCTGCGGGGATTGCGGCGATGCTCCGCGATCCAGTTGGCGGGTCGTCATGGAGAGCCGTGAGATTCAGGGGATCCTCCAGCGGCTTTACCCGGGGATCGGTACCGTCAGGCGGTTTGGGGTCCATCGAAGGAGTCCGGACGGCAGGGTTTCAGTCCTCTTTTTCGACACGGATACCGGCAGTACCCTGTTGGATTCGGGTGATTTCAGAAGGGAAGCCGGGTACACACGTCTGCCGAGCACCCTCTTTGTGATAAGCGGAGCGGGCGGCAAGGTAGTATTTGCCGGCAGGGGATATGGCCACGGCGTAGGTCTTTGCCAGTGGGGATCCCGGGGAGCGGCCCTTAAGGGGTGGGACTACCGCCGCATCCTGAAAAAGTATTACACCGGGGTAGAAATAAGAAGAGCATACTGA
- a CDS encoding DUF2065 domain-containing protein encodes MGKIFPSFRKLFPGGKPGPGAWLPPLRHEVRCDKDLPVKFQWDIFLAALGLAMIIEGLPYFIAPHAIKRTIGRIGEMPGRVLRIIGLLSIVGGLAFVAISRFFLG; translated from the coding sequence ATGGGCAAAATATTTCCCAGTTTCCGAAAACTTTTTCCCGGTGGAAAACCAGGACCTGGAGCCTGGTTACCACCGTTGCGCCACGAGGTCCGATGTGATAAGGATTTGCCTGTGAAATTCCAGTGGGACATCTTCCTGGCGGCGTTGGGCCTGGCCATGATAATCGAGGGGCTGCCCTACTTCATCGCCCCCCATGCCATAAAGAGGACCATCGGGCGGATAGGGGAGATGCCCGGGAGGGTTCTCAGGATAATCGGGCTCCTCAGTATCGTGGGGGGGCTGGCCTTCGTCGCTATCTCCCGGTTCTTCCTCGGATGA
- a CDS encoding sigma-54-dependent Fis family transcriptional regulator, translating to MEPDSETVQEGSGQKDSGKKTLLAIDDAFEIRDIIQRALSGESYHVMVCEDCVEAMALLERGITPDLIILDLMLPRMSGLDFLKLIRDRYSHLKAVVISAKGEVETVVEALQLGALDYIHKPFNIDELQIAVDKAISQKEMAEELERLKRQKVFTEDYSILYASREMANIMEMVTKVAQTDVPVLITGDSGVGKEAVAREVHRRSHRSGGPFLKINCAALPASLLESELFGYNKGAFTGAVQSKPSKFENAAGGTIFLDEIGDLAPAIQAKFLHVLQDGTFNRLGSNKTIRTDARVLVATNHDLEKDVSSGVFRSDLFFRLNVVHLNVPPLKDRPVDISLLAGHFLSSYNKRYRKELELSQGDMDRLVRYPWPGNVRELQNTLRRYTVLGILELDERGTGLREEFPDATAGSSEPPHDSQSRADVEHDDSHGSSTEVLPLKTIARNAARKAEKRAIRSALEETSWNKAKAARLLSVSYKALLYKMKDCGLESVTRKEEN from the coding sequence GTGGAACCAGACAGTGAGACCGTTCAGGAGGGTTCCGGGCAGAAGGACTCCGGGAAAAAGACCCTCCTCGCCATTGACGACGCCTTCGAAATCAGGGACATAATCCAGCGTGCCCTCTCGGGCGAAAGCTACCACGTCATGGTCTGCGAGGATTGCGTTGAAGCCATGGCCCTCCTCGAACGGGGCATCACCCCCGACCTCATCATCCTCGATCTCATGCTCCCGAGGATGAGCGGGCTTGATTTTCTGAAGCTGATCCGGGACAGGTATTCCCATCTGAAAGCCGTGGTCATATCCGCCAAAGGAGAGGTGGAAACGGTTGTCGAAGCGCTTCAATTGGGCGCTCTTGACTACATTCATAAGCCATTTAACATCGACGAACTCCAGATTGCGGTGGACAAGGCCATATCCCAGAAGGAGATGGCGGAGGAACTGGAGCGCCTGAAAAGGCAGAAGGTTTTTACCGAGGATTACTCCATCCTCTACGCCAGCCGGGAGATGGCCAATATCATGGAGATGGTCACCAAGGTGGCGCAGACCGATGTTCCTGTGTTGATTACCGGTGACAGCGGCGTCGGCAAAGAGGCCGTGGCCAGGGAAGTACATCGACGCTCCCATAGGTCCGGTGGTCCCTTCCTGAAAATCAACTGTGCAGCCCTTCCCGCCTCCCTTCTTGAAAGTGAGCTTTTCGGTTACAACAAAGGGGCCTTCACCGGGGCTGTTCAGTCCAAACCTTCCAAATTCGAAAACGCGGCAGGGGGTACCATTTTTCTGGACGAGATAGGAGACCTTGCGCCCGCCATCCAGGCAAAGTTCCTCCACGTTCTCCAGGACGGCACCTTCAACAGGCTGGGAAGCAACAAGACCATCCGCACAGATGCCCGCGTATTGGTGGCCACCAATCATGACCTGGAGAAGGATGTAAGTAGTGGGGTCTTTCGGTCCGACCTGTTCTTCCGTCTCAACGTCGTGCACCTGAATGTCCCGCCGCTCAAGGACCGGCCCGTTGATATCTCCCTGCTGGCCGGGCATTTCCTTTCCTCCTACAATAAGAGATACAGGAAAGAGCTGGAACTTTCCCAGGGCGATATGGATCGTCTCGTCAGATATCCATGGCCCGGCAACGTCAGGGAACTCCAGAACACGCTTCGACGCTATACCGTCCTCGGGATCCTCGAGCTTGACGAAAGGGGTACGGGACTCCGTGAGGAATTCCCGGACGCCACGGCCGGGTCCAGCGAGCCACCCCACGATTCCCAAAGCAGGGCTGATGTCGAACATGATGATTCCCACGGTTCCAGTACAGAAGTTCTCCCTCTCAAAACGATTGCCAGAAACGCCGCCAGGAAGGCCGAAAAGAGGGCAATCCGGAGTGCCCTCGAGGAGACCAGCTGGAACAAGGCCAAGGCGGCTCGACTCCTCAGTGTCAGCTATAAAGCACTCCTGTACAAGATGAAGGATTGCGGACTAGAGTCGGTGACCCGAAAAGAGGAAAATTAA